The Mucilaginibacter defluvii genome contains the following window.
TTCAGAGGCACCGGTTATCAATGCATATTTTCCTTTGTTTGACATAGTTTTTTCTGTTTAATTGGTTTTACTGATTACAGGCCGGGTTTTAGCACTACTTTGGTACAGTCGTCCTGTTTTTTCTGGAATATTTCGTAGCCTTTTGCTGCTTCGGTCAATGGTAGGGTGTGGCTGATGATGTCGTCAAGCACCACTTTGCCATCGCGCACCAGTTCAATCAGATGATCGATATAATTTAAAACCGGAGCCTGGCCCTGCTTTACAGTTATGCCCTTATCAAACATGCGGAAGAGCGGGAAGTTATCATAAGGCGACCCGTAAACACCAACAATACTTACTGTGCCGGCACGGCGTACAGCCTCAAAGCACATATCGAGTACCTTCATGCTGCCTACTTCGAAGTTTACGGCAGATTTTACCCTGTCCATAAAACTGCGGTCGGGTTCAAAGCCAACGGCGTCAACACAAACGTCAGCACCGCGTCCGCCTGTTTTTTGGCGAATGGCTTCCACTACGTCGACATTATTTGGGTTCAGCGTTTCAACATTGTTTACCGCTTTAGCTTTTTCCAGGCGATAATCAACCACGTCAATGGCAATTACCCGGCTTGCTCCGTTCAGCCAGGCGGCTTTTTGCGCCATTAAGCCTACGGGGCCTGAACCAAAAATGGCAACCACTTCGCCACCTTTAAGCTGCGCCCAATCAATAGCCGACCATCCGGTTGGGAATATATCTGTTAAGAAAAGCGCCTGTTCATCGGTTAAATTATCCGGTACGACCCGCGGACTTATATCAGCATAAGGCACGCGTACATATTCCGCTTGTCCGCCGGAGTAACCGCCGTACAGGTCGGTGTATCCATACAGAGCACCACCCTTTTTATCGGTGAGGTTACCCTCAGGTCCGTAATGCTCGTAGTTGGAATTTTCGCAATGCGGAGATGCGCCATGTGTGCAAAAGAAACAACTACCGCAAGCGATAGGGAACGGAACAACAACGCGGTCGCCCCTTTTTAATTTAGTTACGCCTGAGCCAACTTCTTCAACAATGCCCATAAACTCATGGCCCATTATCAAATCGGTTGTTTGCGGTACGCCACCGCTTAGTATGTGCAGGTCCGAGCCGCAAATAGCTGTTGAGGTAACTTTAAGGATAACATC
Protein-coding sequences here:
- a CDS encoding zinc-dependent alcohol dehydrogenase — translated: MKAAVFHKPGDISVDTVDDPRILHPGDVILKVTSTAICGSDLHILSGGVPQTTDLIMGHEFMGIVEEVGSGVTKLKRGDRVVVPFPIACGSCFFCTHGASPHCENSNYEHYGPEGNLTDKKGGALYGYTDLYGGYSGGQAEYVRVPYADISPRVVPDNLTDEQALFLTDIFPTGWSAIDWAQLKGGEVVAIFGSGPVGLMAQKAAWLNGASRVIAIDVVDYRLEKAKAVNNVETLNPNNVDVVEAIRQKTGGRGADVCVDAVGFEPDRSFMDRVKSAVNFEVGSMKVLDMCFEAVRRAGTVSIVGVYGSPYDNFPLFRMFDKGITVKQGQAPVLNYIDHLIELVRDGKVVLDDIISHTLPLTEAAKGYEIFQKKQDDCTKVVLKPGL